A single Phoenix dactylifera cultivar Barhee BC4 chromosome 1, palm_55x_up_171113_PBpolish2nd_filt_p, whole genome shotgun sequence DNA region contains:
- the LOC103721084 gene encoding polygalacturonase QRT3-like: protein MGRRKGGGVGDLLMVLGLMGLVGLVALAGAHGSYPAVGGAANLGLSGGPYRQRERVIRRLETLKASLAAGTAPSPASPITSRSRVYHVIDYGADPTGSTDSGEAIGKAISDAFQAPSDRVLMPGIADLGGAEIHLDGGSYLISSPITLPAAGGGNLKIHSGSLRASDEFPTDRYLIELDSTNSASSGFSYEYVTLDGLMLDSNFRGGGIAVVNSLRTTIDNCYIVHFTSDGIMVRSGHETYIRNSFLGQHITAGNDPDEKDFSGTGINLAGNDNAVTDVVIFSAAIGILVSGQANTLTGVHCYNKATGLGGTGIYLKLPGLTQTRIINCYLDYTGIVSEDPVQLLVSSSFFLGDANVVLKSVNGVINGVIVVDNMFSGSNKGIDIVQLDESKGKFTNIDQVTVQHNVARGMTLRSTVAKASVDGNRSTWTVDFSPMLLFPDRIQHVQYTLLADAACPNHALRNTSGNRVVIESDMTVAASVYVAVDQCVHSIG from the exons ATGGGGAGAAGAAAAGGTGGCGGGGTGGGAGACCTTCTAATGGTTCTTGGGCTAATGGGCCTCGTGGGCCTTGTCGCGCTAGCCGGTGCTCATGGAAGTTATCCGGCGGTGGGCGGCGCCGCCAATCTTGGCCTCTCCGGTGGCCCGTACCGCCAACGCGAGCGTGTCATTCGTCGATTGGAGACCCTCAAGGCCTCCCTCGCCGCCGGAACGGCCCCTTCGCCGGCTTCACCG ATTACATCGAGATCGCGGGTGTACCATGTGATAGACTATGGTGCTGACCCAACTGGGAGCACCGATTCTGGTGAAGCAATCGGCAAAGCCATCTCTGATGCCTTCCAAGCCCCGTCTGATCGTGTTTTGATGCCTGGGATCGCTGATCTTGGTGGTGCTGAAATCCATTTAGATGGTGGATCATACTTGATTAGTTCTCCTATAACATTACCTGCCGCTGGAGGTGGCAATCTTAAG ATCCATAGTGGCTCACTGCGAGCGTCGGATGAGTTTCCAACGGACCGATAtctaattgagctcgactccACCAATTCAGCCTCCTCCGGCTTCAGCTATGAGTATGTTACTCTCGATGGCCTAATGCTAGACTCCAATTTTCGGGGCGGCGGCATTGCCGTCGTGAACTCCCTTCGGACGACCATCGATAACTGCTACATCGTCCATTTCACATCGGATGGCATCATGGTTCGATCAGGACATGAAACCTACATCAGAAACTCATTCTTAGGCCAACATATTACTGCCGGCAACGACCCTGATGAGAAGGATTTCTCCGGCACCGGGATCAATTTGGCGGGCAATGACAATGCCGTCACCGATGTGGTCATTTTCTCTGCGGCGATCGGAATTCTGGTCTCCGGCCAGGCTAACACCCTGACGGGAGTTCATTGTTACAATAAGGCCACAGGGTTGGGCGGGACGGGGATATATTTGAAATTACCCGGGCTAACCCAGACTCGAATCATCAACTGCTATTTAGACTATACTGGTATCGTTTCGGAGGACCCGGTCCAACTTCTTGTGTCgagttctttctttcttggcgATGCCAATGTGGTGCTCAAATCGGTGAACGGTGTGATCAACGGTGTTATTGTCGTGGACAACATGTTCTCCGGCAGCAATAAGGGTATCGATATCGTCCAATTGGATGAATCAAAGGGAAAATTTACGAACATTGATCAAGTGACTGTGCAGCATAATGTTGCTAGAGGCATGACATTACGATCTACGGTGGCAAAGGCATCGGTGGATGGAAACAGGAGCACGTGGACCGTCGATTTCTCGCCGATGCTGCTATTCCCGGACCGGATCCAGCATGTGCAGTACACGCTACTTGCTGATGCAGCATGTCCGAACCATGCGCTCCGGAACACATCGGGAAATCGGGTGGTGATCGAGTCAGATATGACAGTGGCAGCGAGTGTCTACGTGGCAGTGGATCAATGTGTACACAGTATTGGGTGA